In Corylus avellana chromosome ca8, CavTom2PMs-1.0, the genomic stretch TGGTAGCCATCCACTAACGGAACGAACCCCATACCCCCCTTTTGATCCTTAGCTCTATACCTTTGCTGGCTGGTTGTCCCACAGGGACTACTCCTCCTTCTGTTCTTTATTGTTGGATGGGGAAGAACAAGGTTAGACTGTCTTTGTGCAGTGAAACCTACTATTGATGGTCTTTAAGTTTTGAATCTACTGGATTGTCAACAATCTTACAACCAAGCATCCTTGTTTCCTTGAGTAGATCAAGAACATATTTTTGCTGGGAGAGGAATATACCGTGTCTCGATCTTGCTACTTCAAtacccaaaaaatattttaaataagttaACTATGTCATACTTGTTTGACAGTACATTCCAAAAATAGGGGTCATATTTCAAGACCTGAGGACTTTCTTCAAACACTATCAGTCTATTTCCAAGTGGCTCAAGAGGATTATAGGATGCATGATTCCAGGTCAATTCATTACTCTACTGGTTTCCAGCATCATGTTAACGTAATTCTAATTTTTGCATAATAATCCAGTTTATCAAATTTCTAAGCAAGATAAGAATTCTCAAAATTGTTTTAAACTGATGATAGTGTACCACTAGTCCCAAAAGCctagcctaagctaatgggaaGTGAGAAATTTAATCATGTAATTCTTATTCTAACAACTCAGAAGTGCAGTTACCTGTCGATTAAGACCATCCCAATAGAAAAGCAGTGATGCATGGGGATTATCAGATAATTCACGTGCCTTTTGACTTTCATAATTGGTGTACCTGCGTATAGTAACAGCAGTAAGATAAGAAAAAACAATCATTTGCAGGAAAACATTGTCAACTGTTTGTAATACCACAACAGTTAGAGATTAGTACAAACCAGACAAAACCATCCCTATCAACTCCTTTTAGCAACACCATTCGTGATGACCTATAGCAGAAAGTAAGATGACTTAGAATGAGTAAGAATAGGTCAAAAAGTTCCATATAGATGAATTCAACATTCATATAAATGTTCAAAATGAGACAATGGGCATGAAACTTGCTTATTTTCATCAAATCCCCATCCGTTTCTTTGAAGAAACCCAAGACCAAAGGCAATATGTATGTTCTGAATGCAGCCCCTCCACCAAATCATCATAAAATGAGTAAAAAGGTTACACAAGAggagactatatatatacaagcaGCAGACAAATCGAGCCATTTTTTCACTAAATTTGGGGGAAGTTTTGAAGGTTCAACACCAATCTCCTTCATTTTAAAGGCCCAAAACCAACCCCTGAGTGAAAATACTAACTGGCTGTGGTGCATAAGTGCATACTGGGCTTCCCCCTATTTAGGAAGGGTGCTTTTTCTGTTATCCTCTGTATAAAAGAACctaaataaggaaaatatagAACAGAAATGGTAGAATAATGAATGGTGGCAGCTGACTCAACCAACTCACGCATTACAACAAGATAGATTATTTCTTGATCTGTGCAAATATGTTGAATTAGAATGGCAATGATTGTCGAATTTGACACAGTTTACAACATTAAGACTTCAATTCCCATGTGAGTCAAATTTCAACAGGCTCACAGGGTACTTAGTTAGAAGAATTATTGTGCATGTATTAATATCAATAGAACAAGCCAAAACAGCAAAGGAGTGAATCCTGATATCTGTGCAGATATGTCGAATTAGAATGGCAACGAATACCGAATTTGACACATTTAAATCTTTAAAGTATTAAGATTTAGGTTTTCATGTAAGTCAATGTCCAGAAGGGTGACAAGGTACTTGTAAGAATTATCAAGCATATATTAATATCAAGAATCAAGCCAAATTAGCGAAGGAAGTGAATCTTACGGTTTTCCGTCCTTCCCAGCGGTTGACAATGCCATAGCATTTGGTTCCCTCAAGCCAGCAGCCACGGCATCATCAAACCATTTGCGAAACTGCAACAAAGCTAACAGCTTATTTCTGATGTGACTGATGGATTTTACAATTGATTGTGACAAATCATGCAAAAATGTCTGTTCTTATGTATAaaccttaaaattaattattcagctcaaaagcataaagaaaataaatatatgaacCCAGATTAATGCTTTACTAGAGCTAATACCTGATCAATGGGATCAGCATCCACCTGGTCCTCACGGAATTCTGGAGAAATATAGTTTTCTCTGAGTGCTGatatatcaatttttgaagGCTTCCCTATTCGGACGCACATTGAAGTGCCAGGATATGGTGGAAGACGAAGCTTATATTTTTCTGCAACAGATGGTGGGACAAATCTACCACCTAGAAAGTGGAGTGGGCCACAAAACTTCTTTGCACACAACTTTGGAGCAGTTAAAGAAACCTAGAAAAATACCAAAGTtgcatttctttatttattcaaTATGTAAGTTCGTGTAATTCACTAAGAACATTTTGATGCATGTTTGCCTAATTGAGATTTCTATCAGAAACATACCAACATGTCAGGTTTAATGCCTTCACCATCAATGTCTCCTTCTTCGACATGCCACCCAGATGGAATGTCTATAGAGACAATAACAGGGAATTTTTGACGTGCTTGGTCATAATGTCGTAAAGAAATCAGTCTTTGTATTAGATCATCAAAAGGCGGCCTTGGGGTACCTaaccaattaaaaaaagtacttgAGTTTGAAAACGCACAACACTATATGAGTAGGTTCCAATCAGACAGCAACCCTACCATCAGCCCAAGATCATTGACATAATGGAGCCTTAAACTATCAAAGAAGAAATGTAATGGTGACAACACAATGTTGAGCTTTGTTTGCAGATGCGCTATATACTTTTGAAACACTTAGGAATAAGTCTAAAATTCATAAGATTTTCTAGTTCTAAATAACATCCATACGacaagaacaacccataaaAGCTAAAATACTAGCAATGAAGAGTATACTGGCCTATAGTAGACATTAACACATAAAATCAACAACCACTTAAAATAAAACGACTGATTACcatgtacttatcaaaaaaaaaaaaaaaaaaaaacgactgaTTACCATGGAATGAGAACCCAAACATTGCATCTACTAGAATATCAAAATCCTTTGACAAGTCCAAAGGCAGATCTTCCACTGACAAGAAAGGAACTGAAAGCGATTCCAGCTACAAAAGTACTAAATCAAATAAGATAAATTCCGACcaacccaaaattcaaaaataaaaagaaggggCACTATCTAAACCTGAGTAACCAAACCAGAATAAAGAGGCTTCGGAGTGCGCTTGGGATAACAAACAAAGGGTTTGTAACCAAAGTGATGCAGATGACGAGCAGCCACAAGACCATCGCCACCGTTGTTCCCAGGACCGCAAATAGCGAGAACACGGTTGTACTCACTTGCTTTGTAAGCCTGTCCAAAacagacacaaatatttttgaCCATTTTCACACAGAAAAGCAAAGCATCAATGCAAGCCTTGAATTCCTACAACATTACCTCTGCTATGGATGTGGCCACGCTCAAACCAGCCAATTCCTAATTGCACGAACGAAAACGATTCTCAGGAAAAAACaatacacaaaagaaaaaagaatttggaaaatcaatCGGTGATTAAGAACTACCATAAGCTGATCGACGCTAAACCCGAGAGGACCCATGAGGGTCTCATCGATCTCGGCGGCTTCTCGCTGCGTCAGGTACGATATAGAGTCCGCCGGGCTTTGAGCCACTTTGTCTCCCATTCCTCCACTTCCCTTCGAACAAAAAGCACGAATTGCAGGACCCGGAATTGGAAAGCGAAAACCCTGACCAGTGAGTGGGTTGGCAACAATTGTCAGTTACAGTGATTCAAAGCTTatgagagagcgagagagagagagagagagggggggctTACCGGGAAGAGTGTGGCGAGAGGATTGTGGAGAGAGCGAGAAGGTTTGTGAACGTTGGAGGGGTTAAAAATGGTTGGAAGCGAGTGTGGAGTGAGTGAAAGACATGTCATTCTTGTTCGGCTTTTGCATACCAACGACCGCCACATTCTTGAACGCAGCGTTTGGTTTGGGTGTTTTGCATCTCTCCAAAATGGTTGTTGCTGTTTTTGGTCTCTTGGATTGTGTTTGGAAATGGTTGACGATGGAAACGCAAATGGGCGAGTTTGTCTGGGTCCTGGTTTTGTAGGCGGCCTCTATCACCGTTCGCAGTAGCTACCGTCAACCTTAAGCGTCAACCTTAAGCTGCAATTTGTCCACGTAAATAAGTTTGAGAGTTTcatcttaattttaaattaaatatttatgtttaattttatATCTAAATCCTTTGTGATGATTCTCTGATAACTAAAAGCAACAAACTTCAagattattattgttattattataaataaaaatctagcgaaaaaaaattataaaaccagTCCAATATCATGATTTTATTGTGCTGCAATATTGAGACACGTGTCctttacaagaaaaaatttaaaaaatatatattaaaatagaaaggcaaaaaagaaaacttcACTTCCCGTATTaattgagtaattttttttttttttaacatgtctgtACAAGAGGGGGatgagattcgaactagtgacttctgtTTCATTAAGCATGGTCACAGTCAATTGAACTATCTTTTGGGAACGCTTTgttattaattaagtaattttagaaggccTACTTGTGTCATACTAGAATGAtgtgattattaaaatcattctttgatcaaaatttaataatgatcgatcacaagcccaatgatgattttaatagccacatcattcttaataagaCACAAATTAGACATAAGTAGGCCTTATAAAATTAttcttattaattgttttgCAATTGTAATTttcaagtttaaaaaatttataatgtcgGTATTTTATGtgtcaattctttttttattttatccctTTATTGTTAAAATgtccaatttaaaaaatttataatgtcaGTATTTTATGtgtcaattctttttttattttatccctTTATTGTTAAAatgtccaatatatatatatatatatatataacaaagtgaaaattttaaaatgcctTGCACTAATCCACGGCTtcactattttttcttttattattattattttttttttcaaattttcactTTAACAAGACGAAGGGCATTTAGACAAAATgattaaaagtttaatttatcttcttttctttttctttttcttttttccttttaactgGATAACATTCTTGTAGACGTTTCACTCTTGGGCAATCATAATGATTCATGCATAATGtttttctctcatatatatatatatatatatataagccaatTACAAACAAAGGAAATGATTATACATGGGATTGAGAATCATTTCAAACACAAAGTTGATAGTGGTCTACTTGGCAAGATGATGTGCACCAAATACAATCTTAAAAATGTCAAAGTTTCAATTACAGATCATAAATAATAGGAGCAGAGAACCAATCTAAAAGATGAAAAGGCTTATTAATAACCATAATTGTAACGAAAGAGTCACCTTCCATTAATTTAGAACAGCTATCAAATAGGGTGATATATCTACTCCCGTTGAAGCTGCCATAGCTTCCCTTTTATTAATATTTGAGAATTCAACTTTTTGGTGAAGGCCACAAAGTTGCTCTCTCGTTTAGGAAGTCAGAAAATAAGTGTCGTTCATCTAAGGTTACACAAGTTACTAAAAGACGAGTGCCCCTTTGTATGGATTGGCTGCTGTTTGACAGTTTAGACGATTATGAATTTTAGAAGAAGTGCCGTTTGGATCTTGAAAAGGCCATTTTTGTaaatgatgataataaaagatgttgaaaaGGTCCTTTTGGATTGCTTAAATTAGAAATTGAGTAGTGATTTTTAGCACACCAACGTACTTGAACAGTAAGTATgtcggtgttaaaatattattattattatttttactatttaaatattattttaataatattttataatattttaacaccggcATGCTCGCCGCTGTGCAAAAAATCATACTCGTAGAAATTTTCTcctattcaaaataaaaagttaatgtGAGTTTTGCCATAtgagtttggaggaaattttttctAACTTATTTTAACAAGTGTTAAGAGTCATCtctaacatattttttttaatatttttaatagtcatttattgtcattctatttttttttttgacatgtccgcacaagagggagaggggggattcgaactagtgacctccacttcattaggcgtggtcccaaccgattgagctacctcttaggaacatttattgtcattttattaacTTATGAATCTAAACAATCATTTTTTGTGTccttgccatatatatatatatatatatatatatatatataatgaattaatTTATTGCAAACATTTAAAGGTAAAAACAGGATAtcagccttatatatatatatatatataacatagaattaattaatttttttaaatgaatcaattcagtctcattcattgataaacgagcataaagTTCAAATAATACAACAAAACCTCTTAAACAACCATACCCAAATCTACGAGATTACAAGCTTTAAAGTATCACATGACACAGAATTAATTCCTAAACACATTGAATGAAACacatattattttctaatgcCAGAAAAAACATCCTCGTATAAGCATCTAGCCGTTACTCTTCTTTGTCGGACAACATCCTTTGAATCCTCTCAACGAAGCTCTCCACAGTTTGCAAACTCTTTTCAtctgaaatataaaaaacagaagttTACATCCACACGCTAGCGTACAAGAattataaagagagagagatagagagagacaCGTAGATTACCAAGCCTGGGTATTGTATGGCCTTTGGGATGATGAATGACTACGGAGTCTACGCAAGATTCCAGAAGCTCCTTTCCATATGGCTTCAAGAAATCCGTCTCTCCTGAAACAATGCATTTCTCTATTGGTTGGTTTTACTATCATCAAGCTTAGCCGGTTAATCAAATTATGTGAGGGTTTAAaactttcattaattttttaaaaaaattaaattaaataggatatatatatatagattaagaAACAACCAACGTTAGTTctaacaagaaaacaaacaaacaaacaacgaGAGTACCTAAAAAGTGGAGGGACGGGCATTGAATGGGTGAGGAGTATGCATTCTCAGCCACCGATGATGCTTTCAACTTGGCGCCTCCGATAACGATGAGAAATTTAATCTTAGGAACCTTCGTGAGCGCCACGCCCTGCAATAATTCGACCAAAACCAAAAGCACCGACTTAGCCGACCAAATCATATCTCAATTTTACCCGTTAACCAATCAACTGTTTACACGTACGTACCTTGGCTTGCAGCCCCGGCAGCCCAGCCGACAATATAGCCCCCTGCGAATCGCCGACGAATTGTAGATGAAATGAAATccaaattaaaatgattttcGAATTACTTGTTGAATTTTtggaatttcatttttaaacaatGTGAATAAGTTACCTGAGAGAAACCAAGGAGGCCATCAAATGGTCCGTGCTTAATCATGAAATCCTCGATGAACGCAAGACACTCATCGAAGTTCGTGTACTCTGTAAATTCCTGTTGGAAATTAGCAAGCTTCTTCAGGGCTAAGAGATAATTGCTTTGCTTGTCAAGAAATGGAAATCAAGGAAACAAGAAAGAGGTAAAAACTGACCTTGTTGAACTGGAACCATTCGTAATAAGGAGGATCGAAAATTCCTTCGACGTCGGATTTGCCTTGGGACGGAAAAGGACCATCGGCAAAGACGAGATCGATTTTTTGTAGCACGGATTCCGGCCACTTCCCCAGCTGTTTCTTGAGAATCTCTCCGCTTGTTCTGAATCCGTGAAGGCATAGAAACCTCGGCTTCCTCAAAATCTCACCTTCGCTtcccatctttctttctttcttcctttttttttgttttttaggtaAATTTGTTTCTTGAGAGGTCCTCTCGGTTCCCACAAGAATGCGGGAGGGTGAGGGGGGTTTTGGCGCAATTTAAAGCGTTATTAGTGACGCGCCGATTGGGACCCACTGCCCACCTGTCACGTAGACCTCTCTCAAAGAGGCAATCGATTGAGATTCGAAACGGCGGCGTTTGAGAGATGAACATATGACCAAAGTGCACACGCGCGCACAGGAGTTTATTGCTGGGAATTGTCAACCATTGCCCATCGGTCCATTTTGGTGTGGACAATGTGCACAAAATACACTCGGTTTTACCGGCAGATCACGCGTCTAATGTATGTTTTACTTGAGGGAAATCTGCACGTTACTTTGAATCGCGTGGGCTCCCACCAACCGCCGAATTTATcggacaaaattttcctccataTCAACTCCTTGCAAGAGGGATTATAAAAATACGGGAAATAGAGGtgcttttttgaaattttttttaatgttttttttttttttgaatattattttctaaaatattaaaaaataaacttgctattattttttacttagtttttagaaaatgacaagtttattttttatttttttaaaaaaataatatccacctaaaactaaaatgaccgtaaaaatattttagaaaaacaCCTagttttttttcatattttatgcaTACATTTTCTGATTGCAACATTATTGCAGCCAGTAATAATGTGATCTCCCATGTGATGTGCTACCTGAATACTCAGGCAAATTAGGCAATCTCCTTAGGcccaataaaaataaggctCCAAATAATTACTCAATGCTTTTTTACAACAATAAAACAATGTgttaattgtaagataaaattcCAAGATATTGAGACtttaaaggaaatgaaaaagtaaaatggAAAGTCAAGTTAATTGCAGTCACAAAGTAGTTATTAAACTCTTAATTTCACTTTTAACTTAAAACCAACATATTTGGCTAAGTTCATTATATGTagttcaacacaaaatatgatatttgttgaaattaaatgcCTTCTAactaaatttctttttccaagtcatttgaaaaaaaaacattaatgaGAAAAAGTACaaagaataatttaaaattaaaattctctaattaaatatttaaatataaaaagaccCTACTTTAAGTTTGTGGCCTTAAAATCtattaagagtttgtttgaaaaattgagcttttaagtaaaaaaaaaaaaatttgagtaaaagttttatttttaagcttttgccaaaagtatattttagttatttttaggctttttggacccttaaaagtgcttttaattttttttaccaaacgagtacttttttcttcaaaccgacttttttagtattaaaagtatttttgggttcctcaaacgcaatctcaaacaagctctaagcCGACATTGTTctcatttatctctttttttttaagaaaaagtgtatcctatataaatcattttacgagtaatgatataaagatgATTAGAGTTTTTATATAGTCATTCCAAATGTgatatgacatttaaaattgaataataattttaaatgtcacatcacatAATGCCACGTCACATTTGAGATTACTATATGAGAACCCTAGTCCTCATTTTATCATTACTCCTCTTTCACACGTGCCGACCCTAACGGACTACTGTAGTCTGTCGGCAAGCTCATAAATAGAAAACGGGTGTCCTATCTTTCAAGCCGCCGATCAAAAAAACAAGAACGAACGAGTGGATTTCTTCTCCGACACATCATCATTCACCATCAACCATTCCGTGTAAATTTCGGAGTCGCGTACCGAAGCCAGCCAAGATCGACCATCTTTATCAGCTTCCCCTGAATTTCGCtggtgtttgaattgaattgaattgaattccACGCAGTATTCTTTTCTTCGTTCTAGGgtctcctttttcttctccttcatctTCAATGGCATCCAATTCCTTTTACGGCGGTGCAGCCCCGTACCGATCAAGGTACTTAGGGTTTCTATTCGATATTTCTCCCATGTTATGCTCCTTCTGAAGATTTCGAGGGGTtctgtttctttatttttttccttttaaatttgcGAAATGTTGTGTAAATTTGGGTTTGCAGAGAGGGTCTTAGCACGAGACCAGTGGCTAGTTCTGATGAAATCCAGTTGCGGATTGATCCGATGCACGCTGATTTGGACGACGAGATCACCGGCCTCCGTAGCCAAGTCAAAAAATTGAGAAACGTATGTCCTTCAATTAttatgcattttttgttttcaattacAAGTTGACTGCATAAAAGATATTGATTAGGCTTGTGAAACGAAACAAAAAGATGcacgtaaataaataaataaataagggcTAATAATATTTGTTGGGTGGTTCTGACTGTTTCTTTGCAACTTTGATATCTAATGGCTGTGTGGATTTTACAATTTGTATATGTTCTCTGTAATTGCTTGTTCCAAGTATTATGTGCTGTACAATGAAGAGTGAAATTTTCTTTAGAGGTGCAAAGTGGACTAGTTGTTAACATGCCCATGTCTTGAGCATTTTCTTAACTGTACCACTTGAGAGAATAAATTACTTTTCGAGGTGGCATGCCTCCATTTTAGAAAGCATTTGGAAAAATTTGTACATGATTGGGGGGTCTGAAATGCTTTGTTCTATTCAGAGTATTAAAGTATAAAGAATTAGCTTTGCTATGCAAATTGTTATGAATAGAGAAGGGAAATTGAAGCTATTTTATTTGACATTGTATAATAGGCTATTTGCCGtgaatatatgatatatgatatatgagtGCATGCTCTAATCTTTGATACATGTATTTGGGCGCATGTTCTACTTTTGCATCTCGATTGCATGTATAATAgaaagcagtttttttttttttggcttttctcTGGTAATGGTTAGACAGATTTCGAACCCCAGGCACAAATTTCACTATTGGTTGCTATTAGCTTTAGTAATATTGGTATATGTGAGCCAGCGAGAGGTTTCTTATTTGGACTTAGTTTTGATTTGTAACAGAcggattattattttttttactcagTGCAGTATCCTAGTTCCTGGGAAATTGTTCGAGTgttcaaaataatttatttatattaggaaggttaattttgtttgaactgttctttatatttataGTTCTAGCTAGGAGAACCATGTAACCCTCGATTAGCATAAGGAGATTGAACCTAGGACCTTTGATCCGAAACAAGGAATTTGAATTCAGAGTCTTAAAAAGGCCTTGTGACGCAATGAAAGGTGTAGGGATGTGAGTTAAGCAATGTTAACTCAAAAAAGATCTAGAACCCATCATAAGGAAACTAGAatcaatcaaaaaaagaaaaaattctctTTGATCATTTGGAGTTATCTAGTGACTCTCATTAATGGAATGCAAGTTTTTTAGAGCGACACACAATtaggaggtggatgtctttgctttgtttttcaatttgtggTACTCCTTTAGTTTGAGACGGGAAGGTGAAGATAACCTTTGTTGGACCCCTTTCAAGAGAGGCTGTTCGATGTTAGTTATTTCTACAATGTCGTTGTTCCCCATGATAGTACTCCTTTGTCTCGGAAAAGTATTTGGCAGAATAAGGTCCCCATGATATTAATGTTGTATAGGCATTTTTACTTGATTAGTCTATGCAATCTAATTGTTCAATTTTCTAGATTTTACTTTATTCATCcccatttctcttaatttcaatATTTCTGGTGCAGGTTGCTGAAGAGATAGGGACAGAAGCAAGATTTCAAACAGATTTTCTTAATCAGCTGGTATAGCAAGTTCAAATACCTTTTCTCCACACATAAACATGTATATTCTTATGATATGTGGTAATCTCTT encodes the following:
- the LOC132189785 gene encoding bet1-like protein At4g14600, translated to MASNSFYGGAAPYRSREGLSTRPVASSDEIQLRIDPMHADLDDEITGLRSQVKKLRNVAEEIGTEARFQTDFLNQLQMTVIKAQAGVKNNLRRLNKSIIQNGSNHIVQVVVFALICFFVVYLWSKMSRK
- the LOC132190352 gene encoding pyridoxine/pyridoxamine 5'-phosphate oxidase 1, chloroplastic, producing MWRSLVCKSRTRMTCLSLTPHSLPTIFNPSNVHKPSRSLHNPLATLFPGFRFPIPGPAIRAFCSKGSGGMGDKVAQSPADSISYLTQREAAEIDETLMGPLGFSVDQLMELAGLSVATSIAEAYKASEYNRVLAICGPGNNGGDGLVAARHLHHFGYKPFVCYPKRTPKPLYSGLVTQLESLSVPFLSVEDLPLDLSKDFDILVDAMFGFSFHGTPRPPFDDLIQRLISLRHYDQARQKFPVIVSIDIPSGWHVEEGDIDGEGIKPDMLVSLTAPKLCAKKFCGPLHFLGGRFVPPSVAEKYKLRLPPYPGTSMCVRIGKPSKIDISALRENYISPEFREDQVDADPIDQFRKWFDDAVAAGLREPNAMALSTAGKDGKPSSRMVLLKGVDRDGFVWYTNYESQKARELSDNPHASLLFYWDGLNRQVRIEGSVEKVSDEESEQYFHSRPRGSQIGAIVSKQSTVVPGRHVLHQEYKELEEKFSDGSWIPKPKNWGGYRLKPELFEFWQGQPSRLHDRLQYSPREINGGRVWEIERLAP
- the LOC132189645 gene encoding uncharacterized protein LOC132189645, with translation MGSEGEILRKPRFLCLHGFRTSGEILKKQLGKWPESVLQKIDLVFADGPFPSQGKSDVEGIFDPPYYEWFQFNKEFTEYTNFDECLAFIEDFMIKHGPFDGLLGFSQGAILSAGLPGLQAKGVALTKVPKIKFLIVIGGAKLKASSVAENAYSSPIQCPSLHFLGETDFLKPYGKELLESCVDSVVIHHPKGHTIPRLDEKSLQTVESFVERIQRMLSDKEE